The following proteins come from a genomic window of bacterium:
- a CDS encoding YjbH domain-containing protein: MEGFVSLIRPDHFKGGTGDRTAGLRMNFFHETHRRPALTLGMQDFFAVEQLHLEPSSAQVFASLYLVSSKSFALYNRRIFTHLGYGTDWLPANTSQLVGLFGAMEIETLSNVFLLLENDTKKWNLGLRTRLFSHVQLMAGWWGLKEFSWNLSAFFNLQGL, from the coding sequence ATGGAAGGCTTTGTCTCCCTGATCCGGCCGGATCACTTTAAGGGCGGCACCGGCGACCGCACCGCCGGTCTGCGAATGAATTTTTTCCACGAGACGCACAGACGGCCGGCCCTGACCCTGGGCATGCAGGATTTCTTTGCCGTCGAACAGCTGCATCTGGAACCCTCCAGCGCCCAGGTGTTCGCCTCCCTCTATCTGGTGAGTTCCAAATCCTTTGCCCTGTACAATCGCCGAATTTTTACCCATCTGGGTTATGGCACGGACTGGCTGCCGGCCAACACCTCGCAGCTGGTGGGGCTGTTCGGCGCGATGGAGATCGAAACCCTATCGAACGTGTTTCTGCTGCTGGAGAACGATACGAAAAAATGGAACCTCGGCCTGCGCACCCGGCTCTTTTCTCATGTTCAGCTCATGGCAGGCTGGTGGGGATTGAAGGAATTCAGCTGGAATCTGAGCGCCTTCTTCAATTTGCAAGGGCTATGA